The Dromaius novaehollandiae isolate bDroNov1 chromosome 5, bDroNov1.hap1, whole genome shotgun sequence genome window below encodes:
- the TRIP11 gene encoding thyroid receptor-interacting protein 11 isoform X2 yields the protein MDFGDIIWSQQEINRLSNEVSRLESEVDHWKQIAQPSKVQGANDAEQSEVCKLQNIIKELKQNLSQGIDEHQHELSVLQDAHRQKLVEISRRHREELSEYEERIEELENQLQQGGLSTDATDDSKISEQKKNTQTLDAGKAEDLQIIKDLEDEIQKLNHKLSSAKEKEKNLLKEQELIKIEKIQVTQEYESLKSDFSELQSSVAEQDALLKEQEKKFPSKTSLLPEDVIRLQQALLEAEKEIARLSSLNQTDSFIGMGKDVQAFMLDLPVLKEENLKLRKEKEELQKELTNAQHKTENILSTCTEDQNSELSQLRQDLERKEQELNESIAERETLIAELEELDKQNQEATQHMITLKEQLSKQHTETDSAMKQLKCDIDFERQKVSKLEMEKMETVKELNSHKEKLSQCSYALNDLHVSKQQLQDNIKDLQEQLRKAQDCNLHNKKEITELQQRLKEREEELSVSLSKLREKKNQESNYSCQDLILKEREAEIAKLQNDISEYKQLNENLEKSVSDLKLENGKLIAAGEELKQQLSDSVSEKNKVSLEKNTVTEALKMEKRQLETELNQTEKRLLEQARKYEQTIEELSNARSMDTTALQLEHERLVKLNQEKDFKIAELKRNVEQMEADHQETKEMLTTSLGGQKQLTELMKEKEVFIEKLKNRAFQVQQELEEYIKDSKKQDILKQNLEEKDKSLAVMKEENNHLKEEIERLKDQQSRSLPVVEPKTLDIIIELESEVTQLKVIKNNLEEEIEVLKKTIEDQNQKTVQLQQSLQEQKKEIDESKFQREQMNVTHERLSLEKDEEIKNLQKTIEQIKSQLHKERQVIQTDSSDLFQETKVQTLNGENGNEKHDLSKAEIERLVKGIKEREMEIKLLNEKNVSLSQQIDQLSKDEVGKLTQIIQEKDLEIQALNARVSSASYRQDVLCLQQQLQAYVMEREQVLAVLSEKTRENSQLKTEYHKIMDMVAAKEAALVRLQEENQKLSSRFENSSQDMFRETIQNLSRIIREKDIEIDALSQKCQTLLTVLQTSSTGAENGSGGVNSNQFEELLQERDKLKQQVKKMEEWKQQVLTTVQNMQHESAHLQEELHKLQAQISVESDSNSKLQVDYNGLIQSYEQNEKKLKSFSEELAQVQHSIGQLHNTKDLLLGKLDLVTPSVAVASSVVSQPSGIQHSTPEVLSDESKLLQKELEQLKKKLQEKDVTIRTLQENNQRLSDSVATASEFERKSQEETDSEMRQIKEKHDILQKSLREKDILIKSKSDQLLSVSENLSNKENENELLKQAVTNLKERNLILEMDIRKLKEENEKIVARCREKETEFRALQETNMQFSMMLKEREFESHSMKEKALAFEKLLKEKEQGKTGELNQLLNEVKSMQEKAVTFQQERDQVMVALKQKQMESSALQSEMQHLREKEQRLNQELDRLRNHLLEMEDSYTREALAAEDREAKLRKKVLVLEEKLVSSSTAVENASHQASLQVESLQEQLNLVSKQRDETMLQLTISQEQVKQYALSLANLQMVLEQFQQEEKAMYSAELEKHQKQTSEWKKKAEKLEEKVVSLQESLGEANAALDAASRLTEQLDFKEEQIEELKKEGEIRREMLEDVQNKLMNLINSTEGKVDKLLMRNLFVGHFHTPKNKRPEVLRLMGSILGIKKEELDQLLSEDQRGVTRWVTSWLGGGGAGSKSVPNTPLRPTQQSIFNSSFSELFVKFLETESCPTLPPPKLSVHDMKPLGAAGTGKTSSTPSSSQIQDSAVSGTSRRPDTNPFLAPRSAAVPLITPASSSGHLLMKPISDALPTFTPLPVSPDASAGAVLKDLLKQ from the exons CCTTCCAAAGTGCAAGGGGCAAATGATGCAGAACAGAGTGAAGTCTGTAAACTGCAAAATATCATTAAG GAACTCAAACAGAATTTAAGTCAAGGAATAGATGAACATCAGCATGAGCTTTCGGTGTTGCAGGATGCACACAGACAAAAGCTAGTAGAGATAAGTCGTCGACATCGAGAAGAGCTGAGTGAATATGAGGAACGAATTGAAGAACTTGAGAATCAGTTACAGCAAG gtggtTTAAGCACTGATGCTACAGATGATTCTAAAATTagtgaacagaaaaagaatactCAGACTCTAGatgctggaaaagcagaagaCCTGCAGATTATAAAGGACCTAGAGgatgaaatacaaaaattaaatcaCAAACTGTCTtctgccaaagaaaaagaaaaaaatctgctgaaagAGCAAGAATTGATTAAGATAGAAAAAATCCAAGTAACGCAAGAGTATGAAAGTCTAAAATCTGATTTTAGTGAGCTTCAAAGTTCTGTTGCAGAGCAGGATGCTCTCTTGAAAGAACAGGAGAAGAAGTTCCCATCAAAGACATCACTACTTCCAGAAGATGTCATCAGACTACAGCAAGCCCTGTTAG aagcagaaaaggaaatagcAAGACTTTCAAGTTTAAATCAG ACTGACAGTTTCATTGGTATGGGGAAGGATGTTCAGGCATTTATGCTAGATCTACCGGTTCTTAAAGAGGAGAATTTAAAGCTGAGAAAAGAGAAG GAGGAACTTCAGAAGGAACTGACAAATGCACAACATAAAACTGAGAATATTCTTTCTACATGTACTGAGGATCAGAATTCAGAATTAAGTCAGTTAAGgcaagatttggaaagaaaagagcaagagtTAAATGAAAGTATTGCTGAAAGAGAAACCTTAATAGCAGAGTTGGAAGAACTGGACAAGCAAAATCAAGAAGCTACTCAG CATATGATTACACTGAAAGAACAGCTGTCAAAACAACATACAGAAACTGATAGTGCCATGAAACAGCTGAAATGTGACATAGATTTTGAAAGACAGAAGGTATCAAAACTAGAAATGGAGAAGATGGAAACTGTTAAGGAGTTAAATAGTCATAAAGAAAAACTGAGCCAATGTTCATATGCTCTTAATGATTTGCATGTAAGTAAACAGCAGCTTCAAGATAATATTAAAGATCTGCAGGAACAGTTAAGGAAAGCCCAGGACTGTAATTtgcataataaaaaagaaattacagagtTGCAGCAGAGActaaaagaaagagaggaggaacttTCTGTATCCTTGAGCaagttaagagaaaaaaagaatcaggaaTCTAACTACAGTTGTCAAGATCTGATTCttaaagagagagaagcagaaattgcAAAACTACAGAATGACATTTCAGAATATAAACAACTAAATGAAAACTTGGAGAAATCTGTGTCTGACCTCAAACTAGAAAATGGAAAGTTGATAGCAGCTGGTGAAGAACTGAAACAGCAGCTAAGTGATTCTGTTTCTGAGAAGAATAAAGTGTCATTAGAAAAAAACACTGTCACAGAggctttgaaaatggaaaaaagacaaCTGGAAACTGAACTAAACCAGACTGAAAAAAGGCTATTGGAACAAGCACGCAAGTATGAGCAGACTATTGAGGAATTATCAAATGCACGTAGTATGGATACCACTGCATTGCAGCTTGAACATGAGCGCTTAGTTAAACTCAATCAAGAGAAAGACTTTAAGATTGCAGAACTCAAAAGGAACGTCGAGCAGATGGAAGCTGACCACCAAGAAACAAAAGAGATGTTGACTACCAGTTTAGGAGGACAGAAGCAGTTGACAGAactcatgaaagaaaaagaggtatttattgaaaaattaaaaaatcgaGCCTTTCAGGTGCAACAGGAACTTGAGGAATATATTAAAGATTCAAAAAAGCAGGATATCTTAAAACAGAATTTagaggaaaaagacaaaagtcTTGCAgttatgaaggaagaaaataatcatttaaaagaagaaatcgAACGTCTTAAGGATCAGCAAAGTAGATCTCTACCTGTAGTTGAGCCTAAAACTCTAGATATAATTATTGAACTTGAAAGTGAGGTAACACAGTTGAAAGTGATAAAGAATAATCTTGAAGAGGAGATAGAAGTTCTCAAAAAAACAATAGAAGATCAGAATCAAAAAACAGTACAACTTCAGCAGTCTTTgcaggaacaaaaaaaagaaatagatgagTCTAAATTTCAGCGTGAACAAATGAATGTCACGCATGAAAGACTTTCCTTGGAGAAAGATGAGGAAATaaaaaacttacagaaaacaATTGAACAAATTAAATCTCAGTTGCACAAAGAGAGACAGGTTATTCAGACTGATTCCTCTGATCTCTTTCAGGAAACCAAAGTTCAGACACTTAACggagaaaatggaaatgaaaaacacGATTTATCTAAAGCTGAAATTGAAAGACTGGTAAAAGGTATCAAAGAAAGGGAGATGGAGATTAAGCTTTTAAACGAAAAGAATGTTTCTCTAAGTCAACAAATTGATCAGTTATCCAAAGATGAAGTTGGCAAACTCACTCAAATAATTCAAGAGAAAGACTTAGAAATACAAGCTCTCAATGCTAGAGTTTCCTCAGCTTCCTATAGGCAGGATGTTCTttgtcttcagcagcagctgcaagctTATGTCATGGAAAGAGAACAAGTACTAGCAGTTCTAAGTGAAAAGACAAGAGAGAACAGTCAGTTGAAAACGGAGTACCATAAGATCATGGATATGGTAGCTGCTAAAGAAGCAGCTTTGGTAAGGTTGCAAGAAGAGAATCAAAAGTTATCCAGTAGATTTGAAAATAGCAGTCAAGACATGTTTAGGGAAACTATTCAGAATTTATCCCGTATCATTCGAGAAAAAGATATTGAAATAGATGCCCTAAGTCAAAAATGTCAAACCTTACTGACTGTCTTGCAGACATCCAGTACAGGTGCTGAAAACGGGTCGGGAGGTGTTAACAGTAACCAGTTTGAGGAACTTTTACAAGAACGTGATAAATTAAAACAACAAGTAAAGAAGATGGAAGAGTGGAAGCAACAGGTACTGACCACAGTTCAGAATATGCAGCATGAGTCAGCTCACCTCCAAGAAGAGCTACACAAGCTTCAAGCACAAATTTCAGTTGAAAGTGATAGTAATTCGAAGTTGCAGGTAGATTATAATGGCTTGATTCAGAGCTATgaacagaatgagaaaaagctgaaaagtttTAGCGAGGAGTTGGCACAAGTTCAACACAGCATAGGACAGCTCCATAACACCAAGGATCTCCTCCTGGGAAAACTTGATTTGGTAACACCTTCTGTTGCAGTAGCTTCTTCCGTTGTTTCACAGCCTTCAGGCATTCAACACAGTACTCCTGAAGTACTCAGTGATGAATCTAAACTCCTTCAGAAGGAACtggaacaactgaaaaaaaagttgcaagaaaAAGATGTAACTATTAGGACTCTCCAGGAAAACAATCAACGATTATCCGATTCTGTGGCTACAGCATCAGAGTTTGAGAGAAAGAGTCAAGAAGAAACTGATTCAGAAATGAGGCAGATCAAAGAAAAACACGATATCTTACAGAAGTCACTTAGGGAAAAGGACATACTGATTAAATCTAAAAGTGATCAGTTACTTTCTGTGAGTGAAAATCTTagcaacaaagaaaatgaaaatgagctTTTAAAACAAGCTGTGACTAatcttaaagaaagaaatctaatTTTAGAAATGGATATTcgaaaactgaaagaagaaaatgaaaaaatagttGCAAGGtgtagggaaaaagaaacagaattccGAGCACTTCAGGAGACTAATATGCAGTTTTCAATGAtgctgaaagagagagaatttgaATCACActcaatgaaagaaaaagctcttgcttttgaaaaactgttgaaagaaaaagaacag GGCAAGACAGGGGAGCTGAATCAACTGTTAAATGAAGTTAAATCAATGCAGGAAAAAGCTGTTACTTTTCAGCAAGAGAGAGACCAAGTAATGGTGGCACTCAAACAGAAGCAAATGGAGAGCAGTGCCCTGCAAAGTGAG ATGCAGCATTTGCGTGAGAAAGAGCAGCGCCTAAACCAGGAACTGGACAGGCTGCGTAATCACCTTTTAGAAATGGAGGACTCCTACACACGTGAAGCTTTAGCTGCAGAAGACAGAGAGGCCAAACTAAGAAAGAAAGTTTtggttttggaagaaaaactGGTGTCCTCATCTACTGCAGTGGAGAATGCCAG TCATCAAGCTAGTCTGCAGGTTGAGTCTCTGCAAGAGCAATTAAACCTGGTTTCCAAGCAGAGGGATGAAACTATGCTACAGCTGACCATCTCACAGGAGCAAGTGAAACAGTATGCATTATCACTGGCTAACCTGCAGATGGTACTAGAGCAATTCCAACAGG aagaaaaagccATGTATTCAGCAGAGCtagaaaaacaccaaaaacagACTTCAGAGTGGAAGAAAAAGGCTGAGAAGTTAGAAGAAAAAGTTGTATCATTGCAG GAAAGTTTAGGAGAGGCAAATGCTGCACTGGATGCAGCATCAAGGCTTACTGAGCAACTTGACTTCAAAGAGGAACAGATTGAGGAGCTTAAGAAAGAAG GTGAGATCAGAAGAGAAATGCTAGAAGATGTACAAAATAAACTAATGAATCTTATCAACAGCACAGAAGGAAAGGTGGACAA GCTCCTGATGAGAAATCTCTTTGTTGGACATTTTCATACTCCAAAAAATAAACGTCCTGAGGTATTAAGGTTAATGGGAAGTATCTTaggaataaaaaaggaagaacttgATCAG TTGTTATCCGAAGACCAAAGAGGAGTTACCAGATGGGTGACTAGCTggcttggtggaggaggagctgggtcAAAGAGTGTCCCTAATACACCTTTGAGACCAACTCAACAgtccatttttaacagt TCTTTTTCAGAATTGTTTGTGAAATTCCTTGAAACAGAATCTTGCCCAACCCTTCCTCCACCAAAGCTCTCTGTTCACGATATGAAACCTTTAGGAGCAGCAGGAACTGGTAAAACTAGCAGTACTCCATCAAGCAGTCAAATACAAG ATTCTGCAGTCTCAGGAACCAGCAGAAGACCAGACACAAATCCATTTTTAGCACCTCGATCTGCAGCAGTACCTCTTATAACACCTGCTAGTAGTTCTGGACATCTGCTTATGAAACCTATTTCTGATGCTTTACCTACTTTTACACCACTGCCAGTGTCCCCTGATGCCAGCGCTGGTGCTGTACTAAAAGACCTCCTAAAACAATAG